From the genome of Larimichthys crocea isolate SSNF unplaced genomic scaffold, L_crocea_2.0 scaffold288, whole genome shotgun sequence:
GAACTTCTGcttctgggattttttttttttttttttttggtgttgacCACTCAGGACAATTTACTGGACTTTATATAAGTAATATTGGTAGTGACAACACTGACAGTTCAAGAAAAGCAAAATGAGTCAGCGAGTGTTTAAATAAGTACGCTGACTTTACAAGCTTATTGAtctcaataataaatatgagtcattttatcattttgaatttattttaccTTGGTCCAGGATCATTGATGCACTTGTTTTCATATCTCTGCAGTATATTCACAAGAACATTTCCTTTTGAATTCAGCAATTTCCTTAAAAATCAGTGATGCTGCGAGTTCCCAGATCAATATGTGATCATCAATGTAACTGAGTACCTCTGGACaatcccctcctccacctcctccaccttcagagTTCAGTTTCTCTTTAGCCTCGTATATAAACACTCCCTCTGTGACAGAACTGAAAGTGTTCCTTGTACAGCAGTGAAAATGATGTTGCAGATACTCGTATTAGCTTCTCTGCTCTTTAAAGGTAAGTGAGACTGACAGGAGAGAGGcgtgtttatgttgtttatatacttcttatatatatctatatatatatttttagaattaTTGTAGTTATTTATACTTTATCTGCTACTGTTTCTGTTGTtatgctgcaacaacaacaactgaattTCTCCTCTGAGGTTAAATAAGAATCTATCCTGTGTCTGAAATCTAATTTAAGCTGCATTATTATGTGTCATTATATAAAGTATTCATCATGTAGTCGTGCTGAACAGAACAGTAAACACTTCACATGCACTTCCTGAAAATCAGCTGTGTTTATCTTTCAGGCTCGACATCTCAGATCACCGGTTATGgaaatgtcacagcagcatATGGCAGAGATGCACACTACAGGTGTACTGTAGCCAACCCGGCAGGTGtggaagtgtttttatttttgtttactaGATCCTTTAATTAactaaaaatactaataaagcACTGTATAAATGCACTGTACTGCATTGAAAGTAAGCAAAACTATGCAAGTATCACCatgaatataataaaagtataataaaaGGTAATAtaactattatatattatattattatgactgatatgattattattatttctttattttgtataaaattaattaaaagctCATAGTGGCATCATCAAAATGCTTAATTTGTCCAACCAGCAGTGCAAAATTGAAAATAATTCAATGAAATGATGATATAAATGTTCTGTCAGTCAACTAATTGAGTTAATTAATATTCAGCTGTACTTGTATTTAAATTTGTCATTGAGTTTATATTAAAACATCCTATTCTAGTTTTGTGTGCATAAATGTATGAAGtaactgaagctgtcagataaatgcagTGCAgtaatatttccctctgaggtGGGTGAAAGTAGAAAATGACTCAAAGTTTCGGGTACAGATCTGAATAATATTAATCTTTACTGTAAATATTGACTAAAGGATCATGTTTGCCCAACAGGTGTGCTCCAGGTGACATGGCAGAGGCTTTTCAAAGATGAATCGATTGAGAATTTGGCAACCTACAGCAAGAGGTTTGGTGTCCAAGTAAACGAGCCTTACAAAGGGAAAGTCATCTTCGAAGAAGCGACTCTCAACTCGACGTCCATCATCCTGAAGAATGTAAAGTGGGAGGATGACAGCTGTTATATCTGCTCTTTCAACGTCTATCCTGATGGGTCCAAAAGGAAACAGACCTGCCTCACAGTACAAGGTAAATATAAGGTAGATAATTCTGCAACTAAAGCATTGAAATGATCAGAATATAATAAAGTGACGTGTTTTTGTTCTCTATCCAGGAATATCTGAGGTGAATACAAGTGTGCATCCACCCAGCAGTCAAGAAGACCCGAAGGAGGTCGTGTTTAGCTGCTCTGCGATAGGTAAACCAGCTCCAACCATCCACTGGTCCTACCCTCCTGACGCCTCCGCCTTAAACCAACCACATACTACTACAATAACAAACAGCGACCACACATTTACCAGCAGTCGCAACGTTACCCTGCGAGTACCTCGAGGCTGGAGCGGACACGTGGACTGCCTGCTCAACCGTGGAATGACGGGAGAAAGGGTGGAAAGAATATCTTACACCTTAAAAGCTGAAAATACAGAACAAGATGAGGAGGCCGGTATGTATGAGTCATTTCTGAGAGACGTATTTACTGTAACACCTACTAGTATGTGTAATGATGTGTAGAGCTACTGTACACAGAATGACCTTTCAAAGAAGTTACAGTAGCAAAATGAGGCATTCATTCATTGATGTTTAATGATTGAGTGGGCGGATTTCAAAGGAAGTTCCTAGTAATGATTATGCAACAAGTTCATTGCTGGGCATTGCCAACAATGAAGCTCTTTGGAGTTTATCCTGACTGACTGGAATGAGTGTCACCATGACTTTTCCCCAGAGTAATAGCAGAGTCAAAACAGGTTGTGTACATTGGGCGTGCTAGTTactagtgttgggaagttcgagtcttGGACgagacaaatgaacaaaccaCTGTGCTTACTGCTGGTCACACAGTCCTGTGGCTGAGCTGCCTGTCATGTTTCCAGTCCTGACTGAGTTTATGCAGCTGCAGCCGTGTCGTGAGGGAACATACTGCATGAAAACGAACAGTCACTGAGACTCCAGAGTCATTGGGCGAAACGTTCATGACCGACACACCACTACAAGACCTAAAACACCTCATGAGAAAGTTTCAGTGCCTCTGAATGAAGCGGctctcacaaatacacaccagAGAAAGTCCAGACTAAAGCTGTTATTTCACACACGTAGCACACGTCGGAGGTTTATTTGTGTCACACTTACAAGTCTCAAAGGAAATCTCTTTTGTAGGCCACAAAACTCCAAAGAAACACTGTGATGAGCTCGATTACACCTGAGGGTCACATTGTTTGCAAAACCAGGAACTCAAAAAAGTCCCTGAAATCCAGTAAGTGAGGCAGTCTGGGAAGTGTAGTCAATAATATGAATGAAGGATGAACACGTATTCCCCAGGGCGACCAAAGTGCAACCAGACTGTCCGTGTGTTTGCGTCAGCAGTGACTCATTCGAAAGTGGTTTCAGTTTCACTTCTCACTAGGTTTCATGTTGAAGTAAAGCCCCGTGGCACAGCAGAGTGGGTTACATAACTCTCCAAGGAGATCAGATTGTAAGAATGTTACAGTAAAAATGTCCTGCTTCCTCTTTCAGGTGCATGTCATTTACCTTATTCCTGTTCACACTGACCCGGTGCTGTTCCTTCTCTAGGGGAATCACGGTCTGCAGCAGGGCTTGCCGTCATGATTTGTGCTGcgttgtttattttctgcattgCTGTCGTTGCTGCAGTGAAGATAAAAAGGTGAGTTTTTTAAATCCAGCTTTGTAATTAACTTCTCTTATCTGGGTGCAACGTACCAAACTTTACTTTTCTCTTGTCCTGGCAGGTTTAAGACCAACACCAGAAGTGACCCTGTGTGAAGAGCATCTGGCGCCTCTGgttataaagaaatatatttatatattttgcatCTATATGAACTTTAGCAACGCATCAGTGAATTAAGCTCAACATCCATTCAACACAGGTGCAGCTTTCACATCCAAAATGTGAACTACCTGTctaatttacatttcttttaacattttcagAACTCAGCACTTTGTTTATGGAGCTTCAAGCTTTTGTGTATGAATGCAAAGACGTGAGAGCTTCTTAGGATTACTCCAAACAATGTGAGGCAAAGCAAGTAAAAGGTGTACGGTTTACATGTGTAGCTATTTAATGACAGAGTCACAGTGACTGCAGCGCGGTGCAATAACCATGGTTTGCTTCAGACAGCTCcagcagtttattttaagcTCCTGTGTTTTGGTAATAGGAGATGAAAATAAGGAAATACCCCGTGGCAGGCACTAAGATGGACCGGCAGCGCCATCTAgtggttagtttgttttttgcacgtcaagatatagaatatatatttgtgtatgtaaaGTATAAAGT
Proteins encoded in this window:
- the LOC104938624 gene encoding OX-2 membrane glycoprotein-like isoform X2, whose protein sequence is MWTFPNHSGSTSQITGYGNVTAAYGRDAHYRCTVANPAGVLQVTWQRLFKDESIENLATYSKRFGVQVNEPYKGKVIFEEATLNSTSIILKNVKWEDDSCYICSFNVYPDGSKRKQTCLTVQGISEVNTSVHPPSSQEDPKEVVFSCSAIGKPAPTIHWSYPPDASALNQPHTTTITNSDHTFTSSRNVTLRVPRGWSGHVDCLLNRGMTGERVERISYTLKAENTEQDEEAGESRSAAGLAVMICAALFIFCIAVVAAVKIKRFKTNTRSDPV
- the LOC104938624 gene encoding OX-2 membrane glycoprotein-like isoform X1; its protein translation is MMLQILVLASLLFKGSTSQITGYGNVTAAYGRDAHYRCTVANPAGVLQVTWQRLFKDESIENLATYSKRFGVQVNEPYKGKVIFEEATLNSTSIILKNVKWEDDSCYICSFNVYPDGSKRKQTCLTVQGISEVNTSVHPPSSQEDPKEVVFSCSAIGKPAPTIHWSYPPDASALNQPHTTTITNSDHTFTSSRNVTLRVPRGWSGHVDCLLNRGMTGERVERISYTLKAENTEQDEEAGESRSAAGLAVMICAALFIFCIAVVAAVKIKRFKTNTRSDPV